In Pyricularia oryzae 70-15 chromosome 2, whole genome shotgun sequence, one genomic interval encodes:
- a CDS encoding putidaredoxin reductase: MSFASFGAAARQVFRQRIPTTKSTLGNDSSLLSTSTGSLLSRSFRSTTRTMAQEYKLKSVTSLDLKPGDKQEVEVEGLPDAKVLLVNAAGKIQAIGPKCTHYGAPLVKGVLTTSGRITCPWHGACFSATTGDVEDAPALDALPVFKVVERDGAVYVTGDEATIKAGRRKPKFQCSSVQKGEEGKVVVVGGGSGCIGLIEELRERGFTGPITVISNEGNLPIDRTKLSKALLTDLAKLQWRDEEFYKSGAVEFVQDEVTGVDFKGKSVETKSKKTISYGKLVLATGGTPRNLPLEGFKTLDNIFTLRNVHDAKNIVSAIGESKGKKIVVVGSSFIGMEVANATAKDNSVSVVGMEKVPLERVLGDKVGSAAQKGLEKSGVKFYMEAGVEKATAHESDPAKVGAVLLKSGESLPADIVILGVGVAPATEFLRGNAGVQLLQDGSLEVDTAFAVTGVKDVYALGDIATFPYHGPGAGGKGVRIEHWNVAQKSGREAAKHIVDPAGFKAEFFTPIFWSALSAQLRYCGNTMASGWDDVVIQGSLDEGKWSAFYAKGDEVVAVATMGADPVMVQSAELMRRGKMPKKSELEKGMDVMSLGAPE; encoded by the coding sequence ATGTCATTTGCATCGTTTGGTGCTGCAGCTCGCCAGGTGTTTCGTCAACGCATACCTACAACCAAGTCTACACTCGGCAACGACAGCAGTCTCTTGTCTACGTCGACAGGATCGCTATTATCGCGCTCTTTTCGAAGCACCACCAGAACCATGGCGCAAGAGTACAAGTTGAAGTCGGTCACGTCTCTAGACCTCAAGCCAGGAGACAAGCAGGAGGTGGAGGTCGAGGGCCTGCCGGACGCAAAGGTGCTCCTGGTCAACGCCGCCGGCAAGATCCAAGCCATTGGACCAAAGTGCACACACTATGGCGCCCCGCTCGTCAAGGGTGTCTTGACGACCAGCGGTCGCATCACCTGCCCTTGGCACGGCGCCTGCTTCAGCGCGACGACGGGAGATGTCGAGGACGCGCCGGCATTGGATGCCCTGCCGGTTTTCAAGGTGGTCGAGCGTGACGGGGCCGTCTACGTGACGGGCGACGAGGCGACAATCAAGGCGGGGCGACGCAAGCCCAAGTTTCAGTGCAGCAGCGTGCAAAAGGGTGAAGAGGGCAAGGTTGTCGTGGTGGGTGGTGGATCCGGCTGCATCGGGCTGATCGAGGAGCTGCGGGAGCGGGGATTCACAGGACCCATCACGGTCATCTCCAACGAGGGCAACCTCCCGATCGACCGGACCAAGCTGTCCAAGGCGCTCTTGACGGACCTGGCCAAGTTGCAGTGGCGCGACGAGGAGTTTTACaagtcgggcgccgtcgaGTTTGTACAGGACGAGGTGACGGGCGTAGACTTCAAGGGCAAATCGGTCGAGACCAAGAGCAAGAAGACGATATCGTACGGCAAGCTGGTGCTCGCCACGGGAGGCACACCCCGCAACCTGCCGCTCGAAGGGTTCAAGACGCTCGACAACATCTTCACCCTGCGCAACGTGCACGACGCCAAGAACATAGTTTCGGCGATTGGCGAgtccaagggcaagaagatTGTCGTCGTGGGCTCGTCGTTTATCGGCATGGAGGTTGCCAACGCCACGGCCAAGGACAACAGCGTCAGCGTCGTGGGCATGGAAAAGGTGCCGCTGGAGCGCGTGCTCGGCGACAAGGTCGGCAGTGCGGCTCAGAAGGGTCTCGAGAAGAGCGGGGTCAAGTTCTACATGGAGGCGGGTGTGGAAAAGGCCACTGCCCACGAATCAGACCCGGCCAAGGTTGGAGCGGTCCTGCTCAAGAGTGGCGAGTCCCTGCCTGCCGACATAGTCATACTCGGAGTCGGCGTCGCACCGGCTACCGAGTTCCTCCGCGGCAACGCGGGCGTGCAGCTCCTGCAGGACGGCTCGCTCGAGGTCGACACGGCATTTGCCGTCACTGGCGTCAAGGACGTCTACGCCCTCGGTGACATTGCGACTTTCCCTTACCACGGGCCAGGAGCGGGCGGAAAGGGCGTGCGCATCGAGCACTGGAACGTGGCACAAAAGTCGGGGCGGGAGGCGGCCAAGCACATCGTGGACCCGGCGGGCTTCAAGGCCGAGTTCTTCACGCCCATCTTTTGGTCGGCGCTGTCGGCCCAGCTGCGATACTGCGGCAACACCATGGCCAGCGGATGGGACGACGTCGTGATCCAGGGCAGCCTGGACGAGGGCAAGTGGTCGGCATTCTACGCCAAGGGCGACGAGGTGGTGGCGGTCGCAACCATGGGCGCCGACCCGGTCATGGTCCAGAGCGCGGAGCTGATGAGACGTGGCAAGATGCCCAAGAAGAGCGAGCTCGAGAAGGGCATGGACGTCATGAGCCTGGGCGCGCCGGAGTGA
- a CDS encoding fatty acid transporter, variant yields the protein MPVPLAIAAPAAAAGLAYLNAKAQIWYDGKLARSVLPSIIRMALAEYTGRTSLFYMLEERAQDKSSAGRVFIRFGDHAYTYAEVYTIALRYGNWIQKTYGVKPHDVVAMDFMNSDQFVFMLFGLWSIGAKPAFINYNLRERALSHCVAAAKSRVCFIDPAVADALTDYLRDGLPETKFVLFTPEVAAEVMATEPIRPPDEVRYETQQHAMAILIYTSGTTGLPKAAVVSWAKMIVAGGFTSRLLNLQTTDVYYTCMPLYHSTATLMGLGAVLTAGSTLALGVKFSTKNFWNDVRHYDATIIQYVGETCRYLLSAPTIKDPATGEILDKKHRVHTAHGNGLRPDVWNKFKERFGVGTIVEFYGATEGSFATYNVSTNDFSAGAIGRNGWLYSLILSYSIAFVEVDYNTDLPRRDPKTGFCKRSKSGEPGEFIFKLPANDHSSRFQGYYGNKEATEAKIMRNVFSKGDAWLRTGDVIRADNEGRLFFHDRIGDTFRWKGENVSTQEVSLVLGRHDSIKEANVYGVTVPNHDGRAGCAALTLSDALATEKKLGDELLKGLATHSSTSLPKFAVPQFLRVVRGEMQSTGTNKQQKHDLRVQGVEPGKVGVDEVYWLRGGTYVPFGTEDWDGLKKGLVKL from the exons atgcctg TCCCATTGGCCATCGCGGCACCAGCAGCCGCTGCTGGTCTCGCCTACTTGAACGCAAAGGCACAGATATGGTACGACGGAAAGCTAGCTAGATCCGTTCTGCCATCCATCATCCGCATGGCCTTGGCTGAGTACACTGGCCGCACAAGCTTGTTTTATATGCTCGAGGAGCGGGCCCAAGACAAGAGCTCGGCCGGCCGTGTTTTCATCCGCTTCGGCGACCATGCCTATACATATGCCGAGGTCTATACCATCGCGCTACGTTATGGCAATTGGATCCAGAAGACGTATGGCGTAAAACCCCACGATGTCGTTGCCATGGACTTTAtgaattcggaccagtttGTTTTCATGCTCTTCGGCCTCTGGTCTATCGGCGCCAAGCCGGCCTTCATCAACTACAACTTGCGCGAGCGGGCCCTTTCTCACTgtgtcgccgccgccaagagCAGAGTTTGCTTTATCGACCCAGCCGTGGCCGACGCTTTGACGGATTATTTGCGGGATGGACTGCCGGAAACCAAGTTTGTTCTTTTCACCCCCGAGGTTGCGGCAGAAGTCATGGCCACGGAGCCGATCCGGCCGCCGGATGAAGTGCGCTACGAGACACAGCAACACGCCATGGCCATCCTGATCTATACATCCGGCACAACGGGGCTGCCAAAGGCCGCCGTGGTATCGTGGGCAAAGATGATAGTCGCAGGCGGGTTCACTAGCCGGTTGCTGAACTTGCAGACGACGGATGTGTACTACACG TGCATGCCACTATACCACTCCACAGCAACGCTGATGGGTCTGGGTGCGGTTCTCACGGCTGGTTCAACCCTTGCACTGGGCGTCAAGTTCTCGACCAAGAACTTTTGGAACGACGTGCGCCACTATGACGCAACCATAATACAATATGTGGGCGAGACGTGTCGCTATCTGCTTTCGGCTCCCACCATAAAGGACCCCGCCACTGGCGAGATCTTGGACAAGAAGCACCGCGTGCACACAGCCCACGGAAACGGGCTGCGACCGGACGTATGGAACAAGTTCAAGGAACGGTTCGGAGTAGGAACCATTGTCGAGTTTTACGGCGCCACCGAGGGCAGCTTCGCGACATACAATGTGTCGACCAACGACTTCTCAGCGGGGGCCATCGGGCGCAATGGCTGGCTATATAGCTTGATTCTTAGCTACTCGATTGCGTTTGTCGAGGTTGACTACAACACGGACCTGCCGAGGCGGGACCCCAAGACGGGCTTCTGCAAGCGGAGCAAGAGTGGCGAGCCGGGTGAATTCATCTTCAAGCTGCCAGCTAACGACCACAGCAGCCGGTTCCAGGGGTACTATGGCAACAAGGAGGCGACCGAGGCCAAAATCATGCGCAACGTTTTCAGCAAGGGCGACGCGTGGCTGCGGACGGGTGACGTGATCAGGGCGGACAACGAAGGGCGACTCTTCTTCCACGACCGGATCGGAGACACGTTCCGATGGAAGGGAGAGAACGTCAGCACACAAGAGGTCAGTTTGGTGCTCGGACGACACGACTCAATCAAGGAGGCCAACGTGTACGGCGTGACGGTGCCGAACCACGACGGGCGGGCCGGCTGCGCTGCGCTCACGCTATCAGACGCTCTGGCGACTGAAAAGAAGCTGGGCGATGAGCTGCTAAAGGGATTGGCTACTCACTCGTCGACTTCGCTTCCCAAGTTTGCGGTGCCGCAGTTCCTACGGGTGGTGCGCGGCGAGATGCAGTCAACGGGCACCAACAAGCAACAGAAGCACGACCTGAGGGTGCAGGGTGTAGAGCCGGGCAAGGTGGGCGTAGACGAGGTGTACTGGTTGCGGGGAGGGACATATGTACCATTCGGAACAGAGGATTGGGATGGGTTGAAGAAGGGTCTTGTGAAGTTGTGA
- a CDS encoding mitochondrial peroxiredoxin PRX1 — protein MAEEQRPAPLRLGTEAPNFKAETTKGPIDFHEFIGSNWVILFSHPEDFTPVCTTELGEFARLEPEFTKRGVKLIGLSANTVGSHDGWIKDINDVTGSHVAFPIIADKERKVAYLYDMLDYQDTTNVDEKGIAFTIRSVFIIDPAKKIRTILSYPASTGRNSAEVLRIVDSLQTGDKHKVTTPINWVPGDDVIVHPSIKDEQAKDLFPNFRAVKPYLRFTPLPKE, from the exons ATGGCCGAAGAGCAGCGTCCCGCCCC CCTCCGCCTGGGTACTGAGGCCCCCAACTTCAAGGCCGAGACCACCAAGGGCCCCATCGACTTCCACGAGTTTATCGGCAGCAACTGGGTTATCCTCTTCTCACACCCTGAGGACTTCACCCCCGTCTGCACGACCGAGCTTGGCGAGTTTGCCCGCCTCGAGCCCGAGTTCACCAAGCGCGGCGTCAAGCTGATTGGTCTGTCGGCCAACACTGTCGGTAGCCACGATGGCTGGATCAAGGACATCAACGACGTGACCGGCAGCCACGTCGCCTTCCCCATCATCGCCGACAAGGAGCGCAAGGTCGCCTACCTGTACGACATGCTCGACTACCAGGACACCACCAACGTCGACGAGAAGGGAATTGCCTTTACCATCCGCTCCGTTTTCATCATCGACCCCGCAAAGAAGATCAGGACCATTCTGTCGTACCCGGCCTCGACCGGAAGGAACAGCGCCGAGGTGCTGCGCATCGTCGACAGCCTGCAGACTGGTGACAAGCACAAGGTCACCACCCCCATCAACTGGGTTCCCGGTGACGATGTCATCGTCCACCCGTCCATCAAGGACGAGCAGGCAAAGGACTTGTTCCCCAACTTTAGGGCCGTCAAGCCTTACCTGCGCTTTACGCCGCTGCCCAAGGAGTAG